The following coding sequences are from one Augochlora pura isolate Apur16 chromosome 6, APUR_v2.2.1, whole genome shotgun sequence window:
- the Thoc7 gene encoding THO complex subunit 7, with the protein MSDEEVIRRRLLIDGDGTGDDRRINMLLKSFIKWVNNPDVDNMLHERMLSQLAQCEFAQKKSRLVSNMSQDELKSYEMLSKEIEVQIEEAKSDIEKTKAELQEAKRVRKNRIEYDVLAKVINEQPDRVETNLKLSTLREELGRLKEKSEQLEHKLEMRRKQFHVLISSIHSLQGMLDECDKEIMDVSLENYEDTDTPTPPKSDTL; encoded by the exons ATGTCTGACG AGGAAGTAATTCGTCGAAGATTACTCATCGATGGCGATGGAACCGGTGATGATCGTAGGATAAACATGCTTTTGAAATCGTTCATAAAATGGGTTAACAATCCGGATGTGGATAACATGTTACACGAGAGAATGCTATCGCAGCTTGCTCAATGCGAATTTGCGCAGAAGAAGTCCAGGTTGGTCTCGAATATGAGTCAAGATGAATTAAAAAGCTACGAAATGTTGTCGAAAGAGATAGAAGTACAAATAGAAGAAGCCAAGAGTGATATTGAAAAAACAAAGGCAGAACTACAAGAGGCGAAGCGCGTGAGGAAAAACAGAATCGAATATGATGTATTAGCGAAAGTTATAAACGAGCAACCTGATAGAGtagaaacaaatttgaaattgtcaACTCTTCGTGAAGAATTGGGTAGATTGAAg GAAAAGTCTGAGCAATTGGAACACAAATTGGAAATGAGGCGTAAGCAATTCCATGTATTGATATCATCTATACATTCTTTGCAAGGAATGTTGGACGAATGTGACAAAGAAATAATGGATGTGagtttagaaaattatgaagacaCTGATACTCCAACGCCTCCCAAATCTGACACATTGTGA
- the LOC144471423 gene encoding putative RNA/DNA demethylase ALKBH6, whose translation MDNNNKYNKNVVSEVPNLAIYIPNFINKEEELEIVKHVKNVPLPKWTQLSHRRLQNWGGIPHPKGMIAEDIPGWLQKYINKVSNCNIFETNKLPNHVLINEYLPGQGIMAHTDGPMFHPIVTTISCGSHTLLDFYKHSDSSEIHQRSLEFSFLLERRSLLILQGDLYHHYLHSIAERDTDIISSTSVKNLNICNDVFTEGQTLQRDVRLSLTIRHVPKTSKLKLKIG comes from the exons AtggataataacaataaatataataaaaatgtggtGTCAGAG GTACCAAATTTAGCTATTTATATACCgaactttataaataaagaggaagaattagaaattgtaaagCATGTTAAGAATGTTCCATTGCCAAAGTGGACCCAGTTAAGTCATCGTAGGCTACAAAATTGGGGTGGTATACCGCACCCCAAAGGTATGATAGCAGAAGATATACCAGGC tGGCTTCAAAAGTACATTAACAAGGTATCGAActgcaatatttttgaaacaaataaattacccAATCATGTGTTGATTAACGAATATTTGCCTGGACAAGGGATAATG GCTCACACTGATGGCCCAATGTTTCATCCTATTGTAACAACCATTAGCTGTGGATCTCATACTCTTCTTGATTTTTACAAACATTCAGACAGCTCGGAG ATACATCAACGTTCTTTAGAATTCAGTTTTCTACTAGAACGTAGAAGCTTGTTAATTCTCCAAGGAGATTTGTACCATCATTATTTACATTCGATTGCGGAGAGGGATACAGACATTATTTCGTCGACTtcagtaaaaaatttaaatatatgcaATGACGTATTTACAGAGGGACAAACATTGCAACGAGATGTGAGATTGTCTTTAACAATCAGACATGTTCCCAAAACTtccaaattgaaattaaaaattggataA